A window of the Blattabacterium cuenoti genome harbors these coding sequences:
- the nusB gene encoding transcription antitermination factor NusB encodes MSIRRHFRIRSLQFLYAQHLSKMDSNKVEANMLQSIESLHNLYIFLLYLILKIREKALKKIKKNLHDDSQTDIIQKVAYNSVIKILSKNKYLIEEYRSTRKKDSGKILWNQQDEYIFLLLKEMQKSNFCKKFSFRVSCSSFEEEKRFIIKYYKNFVIPNKKLIENIEDFYYFNGEEDLYIAHTMVCKTLQFINHSTPKNFKLYNIYKNNENKKFIIDLYRNTIFHKEEFNNLINDTSNNWDIKRIAVIDLIILQMAICEFLYFPNIPPKATMNEYIEITKIFCMEKSKIFINGILDQIFKFLYKENKIFKIGKGLM; translated from the coding sequence ATGTCAATCAGACGACACTTTAGAATAAGAAGTTTACAATTTTTATATGCTCAACATTTATCTAAAATGGATTCAAATAAAGTTGAAGCAAATATGCTTCAAAGTATTGAATCATTGCACAATCTGTATATTTTTCTTCTCTACTTAATTCTAAAAATTAGAGAAAAAGCTTTAAAAAAAATAAAAAAAAACTTACATGATGATAGTCAAACAGATATTATACAAAAAGTTGCATATAATTCAGTGATAAAAATATTATCTAAAAATAAATATTTAATAGAAGAATATCGTTCTACAAGAAAAAAAGATTCAGGAAAAATTTTATGGAATCAACAAGACGAATATATTTTTCTTTTATTGAAGGAAATGCAAAAATCAAATTTTTGTAAGAAATTTTCTTTTAGAGTATCATGTTCTTCATTTGAAGAAGAAAAAAGATTTATAATAAAATATTATAAAAATTTTGTAATTCCCAATAAAAAATTAATAGAAAATATAGAAGATTTCTATTATTTTAATGGAGAAGAAGATTTATACATAGCTCATACTATGGTATGTAAAACTTTACAGTTTATTAATCATTCTACTCCTAAAAATTTTAAATTATATAATATTTATAAAAACAATGAAAATAAAAAATTTATCATCGATTTGTATCGAAATACAATTTTTCATAAAGAAGAATTTAATAATTTAATTAATGATACATCAAATAATTGGGATATAAAAAGAATAGCAGTTATAGATTTAATTATATTGCAAATGGCTATTTGCGAATTTTTATATTTTCCAAATATACCTCCTAAAGCAACTATGAATGAGTATATAGAAATTACAAAAATATTTTGTATGGAAAAAAGTAAAATTTTTATTAATGGTATATTAGATCAAATATTTAAATTTTTGTATAAAGAAAATAAAATATTCAAAATAGGAAAAGGACTCATGTAA
- the yajC gene encoding preprotein translocase subunit YajC, producing the protein MFLSLQQNSIANTIWMFVLIFIIFYFFMIRPQIKKQKIEKQFQENLKKGNYIVTNSGIHGKIIDITDHFCILETITGKIKLEKNTISKELTQLRYNNNTIIDNDKKNRE; encoded by the coding sequence ATGTTTCTTTCATTACAACAAAATTCTATTGCAAATACCATTTGGATGTTTGTATTGATTTTCATTATATTTTATTTTTTTATGATACGTCCCCAAATAAAAAAGCAAAAAATTGAAAAACAGTTTCAAGAAAATTTAAAAAAAGGAAATTATATAGTGACAAATTCAGGAATACATGGTAAAATTATAGATATTACAGATCATTTTTGTATACTAGAAACTATTACAGGAAAAATAAAACTTGAAAAAAATACAATTTCAAAAGAATTAACCCAATTACGTTATAATAACAATACTATAATAGATAATGATAAAAAAAACAGAGAATAG
- the coaE gene encoding dephospho-CoA kinase (Dephospho-CoA kinase (CoaE) performs the final step in coenzyme A biosynthesis.) — protein sequence MIKKTENRKTKLIGITGKMGSGKSLFSSFFKKKGIPVYSSDKQGKILMNQIGIIKKNIIKCFGKDSYKENKINKTFLSKIVFRNPIALKLLCKIIHPWISLDFKQWMYMHKQHIYVIKESAILFESKSYKECDFIITITSPKKNIMERVIKRDNLNEDQIIDRLKNQISNRKRVKKSNFVIKNYLSACSLQEEANKIHELLENIVVRKNY from the coding sequence ATGATAAAAAAAACAGAGAATAGAAAAACAAAATTAATAGGAATAACGGGAAAAATGGGATCTGGTAAAAGTTTATTTTCTTCTTTTTTTAAAAAAAAAGGAATTCCTGTTTATTCTTCAGATAAACAAGGAAAAATATTGATGAATCAAATAGGAATTATAAAAAAAAATATTATAAAATGTTTTGGGAAAGATTCTTATAAGGAAAATAAAATAAATAAAACTTTTTTATCTAAAATCGTATTTCGAAATCCTATAGCCTTAAAATTATTATGTAAAATAATACATCCATGGATATCCCTTGATTTTAAACAGTGGATGTATATGCATAAACAACATATATATGTAATAAAAGAATCTGCTATATTATTTGAAAGTAAAAGTTATAAAGAATGTGATTTTATTATCACTATAACTTCCCCAAAAAAAAATATAATGGAAAGAGTAATAAAAAGAGATAATTTAAATGAAGATCAAATTATAGATCGTTTAAAAAATCAAATATCTAATAGAAAAAGAGTAAAAAAATCAAATTTTGTAATTAAAAATTATTTATCCGCATGTTCTTTACAAGAAGAGGCAAATAAAATACATGAACTATTAGAAAATATAGTTGTACGAAAAAATTATTAA
- a CDS encoding 30S ribosomal protein THX, protein MGKGDKKTRKGKIRNKTYGNLRPNPRNIKKKKKKIKDVHLFYQ, encoded by the coding sequence ATGGGAAAAGGAGATAAAAAAACCAGAAAAGGAAAAATAAGAAATAAAACTTATGGAAATCTTCGTCCAAATCCTAGAAATATAAAAAAAAAGAAAAAAAAAATTAAAGATGTTCATCTTTTTTACCAGTGA
- a CDS encoding zinc metallopeptidase: MTYYFIVGTTFLVSVIVNTILKNKFRDYSQLYLHSRMSGKEIAEKMLTDHGIYDVSVISVEGELTDHYNPINKTINLSEKIYNDRTAASVAVAAHECGHALQHRLGYNLLKLRNHLIPILNFTSKFINIAIMSGLTIFYSSGGKDSLILKLGIGLFFLVVIFSFITLPIEFDASNRALTWLRNKNVVNYQEYYKAKESLNWAAMTYVVSALGSLAQLIYFLSIFTGKKDEHL, encoded by the coding sequence ATGACTTATTATTTCATTGTAGGAACTACTTTTCTGGTAAGTGTTATTGTCAATACAATATTAAAAAATAAATTTAGAGATTATTCTCAGCTTTACTTACACTCACGTATGAGTGGAAAAGAGATAGCAGAAAAAATGTTAACAGATCATGGAATTTATGATGTTAGTGTTATTTCTGTAGAAGGAGAATTAACTGATCATTATAATCCTATAAATAAAACAATTAATTTAAGTGAAAAAATTTATAATGATAGGACAGCCGCTTCAGTTGCAGTGGCAGCTCATGAGTGTGGTCATGCTTTACAACATAGATTAGGTTATAATTTACTGAAATTACGAAATCATTTAATTCCTATTCTAAATTTCACTTCTAAATTCATTAATATTGCGATAATGTCTGGATTAACTATTTTTTATAGTTCAGGAGGAAAAGATTCTTTAATTCTAAAATTAGGAATAGGATTATTTTTTTTAGTTGTTATTTTTTCTTTTATTACATTACCTATAGAATTTGACGCAAGTAACAGGGCCTTAACTTGGCTCAGAAATAAGAATGTAGTGAATTACCAAGAATATTATAAAGCAAAAGAATCATTAAATTGGGCCGCTATGACTTATGTCGTTTCTGCTTTGGGTAGTTTAGCTCAATTGATATATTTTTTGTCTATTTTCACTGGTAAAAAAGATGAACATCTTTAA
- a CDS encoding NAD(P)/FAD-dependent oxidoreductase, which yields MNIPKVNNLKRVVIIGAGFAGLQVAKKLRRDKFQVILIDKNNYHTFQPLLYQVATAGLEPDSIAHSIRNIIKKTKNFFFRLALVHYINIKKQKIYTNIGDLFYDYLIIATGSVTNYFGNKNIESFALPMKSIPEALNLRSLILQDFESALLTKNDKEKKRLMTFVIVGGGPTGVELAGALAEMKRYVLPHDYPDLDIRSMNIHLLQATSRLLDGMSEKSARQAYKNLKELGVIIWLNCLVKDYNGEIVFIEKNQKIESYNVIWAAGVKGAIIKGFLKEDMKGSRILVDNYLKAIRYQNIFAIGDVAYINENKHYPNGHPMTAQPAIQQGNFLAKKLNCFLDKKNANMKPFIYKNLGSMATIGRNKAVCDFPYLKLRGFLAWIVWMFVHLVSLVGFRNRAIALTNWIIQYFHYHKSVRLIIRPFHRKKVI from the coding sequence ATGAATATACCAAAAGTAAATAATCTAAAAAGAGTCGTTATTATTGGTGCTGGATTTGCTGGATTACAAGTTGCAAAAAAATTAAGAAGAGATAAATTCCAAGTAATTCTTATAGATAAAAATAATTATCATACTTTTCAACCCTTATTGTATCAAGTGGCAACAGCGGGCTTAGAACCAGATTCTATAGCTCATTCCATTAGAAACATCATCAAAAAAACAAAAAACTTTTTTTTTAGATTAGCCCTTGTTCATTATATCAACATAAAAAAACAAAAAATATATACAAATATAGGAGATTTATTCTATGATTATTTAATTATAGCAACAGGATCTGTTACCAATTATTTTGGTAACAAAAACATAGAGTCTTTTGCTTTACCCATGAAATCTATTCCAGAAGCTTTAAATTTAAGAAGTCTTATTTTACAAGATTTTGAATCTGCTTTATTAACAAAAAATGATAAAGAAAAAAAAAGACTTATGACTTTCGTTATTGTAGGAGGAGGACCTACTGGAGTAGAATTAGCTGGAGCTTTAGCTGAAATGAAAAGATACGTATTACCACATGATTATCCTGATTTAGATATACGATCTATGAATATTCACTTATTACAAGCCACTTCTAGATTATTAGATGGAATGTCTGAAAAATCAGCTAGACAAGCTTACAAAAATTTAAAAGAATTAGGTGTTATCATTTGGTTGAATTGTTTGGTTAAAGATTATAATGGAGAAATAGTTTTTATAGAAAAAAATCAAAAAATAGAATCTTATAACGTAATATGGGCCGCAGGAGTTAAAGGGGCTATTATAAAAGGTTTTTTAAAAGAAGATATGAAAGGAAGTAGAATTTTAGTAGATAATTATCTTAAAGCCATAAGATATCAAAATATTTTTGCTATTGGAGATGTTGCTTATATAAATGAAAATAAACATTATCCTAATGGTCATCCTATGACAGCTCAACCTGCTATACAACAAGGCAATTTTCTAGCGAAAAAATTAAATTGTTTTTTAGATAAAAAAAATGCAAACATGAAGCCTTTTATTTACAAAAATTTAGGTTCTATGGCAACCATAGGCCGAAATAAAGCAGTGTGTGATTTTCCTTATTTAAAATTGAGGGGTTTTTTAGCATGGATTGTTTGGATGTTTGTTCATTTAGTCAGTTTAGTCGGATTCAGAAATAGAGCAATAGCTTTAACAAATTGGATCATTCAATATTTTCATTATCATAAAAGTGTTCGTTTGATTATAAGACCTTTTCATAGGAAAAAAGTCATTTAA
- a CDS encoding chorismate-binding protein: MSTKISIFSLYKKIIKNYYNHNNFVIFRKPYDNKVFFYSHYDCTVEKFFLIKNFNQDYTIKIFPKKIYYVDIQKFYKNKKENIFPFFWEKNSSFLTYSYKYENLIKKAVKNIEKGFFKKVVLSRSIKIPFRNFYFKNTFIKLIYTYSNALISLWYDFYHGFWMGCSPELLMKSHNKRLKISALAGTIWGSNKWTKKEVQEHKIVIKYIIDLLKSYKSSIHVENTKIIKIGHLKHLETPISFSFYDEPDYYEILNCLHPTPSICGYPKKESLDFIHKNEGYKRNFYTGYIGIIHQNNMELYLNLRCVRIKEREMTLYAGSGITIDSNVHQEYMETENKIKNILSQLIFK; this comes from the coding sequence ATGTCAACAAAAATTAGTATTTTTTCTTTATATAAAAAAATTATAAAAAATTATTATAATCATAATAATTTTGTAATTTTTAGAAAACCTTACGATAATAAAGTGTTTTTTTATTCACACTATGATTGTACAGTCGAAAAATTTTTTTTAATTAAAAATTTTAATCAGGATTATACCATAAAAATATTTCCTAAAAAGATTTATTATGTAGATATACAAAAATTTTATAAAAATAAAAAAGAGAACATTTTTCCTTTTTTTTGGGAAAAAAATTCTTCTTTTTTAACATATTCTTACAAATATGAAAATTTAATAAAAAAAGCTGTTAAAAATATAGAAAAAGGATTTTTTAAAAAAGTTGTTTTATCTCGATCTATAAAAATTCCTTTTCGGAATTTTTACTTCAAAAATACATTTATAAAATTGATTTATACTTATTCTAATGCTTTAATTAGTCTTTGGTACGATTTTTATCATGGATTTTGGATGGGATGTTCTCCAGAATTACTAATGAAATCTCATAATAAAAGATTAAAAATATCAGCTTTAGCAGGGACTATTTGGGGATCTAATAAATGGACAAAAAAAGAAGTTCAAGAACATAAAATTGTAATAAAATACATTATTGACTTATTAAAATCTTATAAAAGTTCTATTCATGTAGAAAATACTAAAATTATCAAAATAGGTCATTTAAAACATTTAGAAACTCCAATTTCTTTTTCTTTTTATGATGAACCTGATTATTATGAAATATTAAATTGTTTGCATCCAACTCCTTCTATATGTGGTTATCCAAAAAAAGAATCCTTAGATTTCATTCATAAAAATGAGGGATATAAAAGAAATTTTTATACAGGATACATTGGTATAATTCATCAAAACAATATGGAGTTATACCTTAATTTAAGATGTGTAAGAATAAAAGAAAGGGAAATGACTTTGTATGCCGGAAGCGGAATTACTATAGATAGTAACGTCCATCAAGAATATATGGAAACAGAAAATAAAATAAAAAATATTCTATCTCAACTTATTTTTAAATGA
- a CDS encoding hotdog fold thioesterase, with the protein MRKKIQKLLNELNDLKKNTLINKMQIQFIFLSPKLDMLIAKMPINHNLFQPFGYLHGGAILILSESVGSSISFINIKNEKKDNFNIFSIEVSANHVRSIKEGILFAKAQIFHKGKTLHFIQVHVYDEKKNIISFCKLTNIIIIPKK; encoded by the coding sequence ATGAGAAAAAAAATTCAAAAATTATTAAATGAATTAAATGATTTAAAAAAAAATACATTAATAAACAAAATGCAAATTCAATTTATTTTTTTATCTCCTAAATTGGATATGCTGATAGCAAAAATGCCTATAAATCATAATCTTTTTCAACCTTTTGGTTATTTACATGGAGGGGCTATTCTGATTTTATCAGAAAGTGTTGGAAGTTCTATTTCTTTTATAAATATTAAAAATGAAAAAAAAGATAATTTTAATATTTTTAGTATTGAAGTTTCTGCAAATCATGTTCGATCCATAAAAGAAGGAATTTTATTTGCTAAAGCCCAAATATTTCATAAAGGAAAAACTTTACATTTTATTCAAGTTCATGTTTATGATGAAAAAAAAAATATTATTAGTTTTTGTAAACTAACTAATATTATAATAATTCCAAAAAAATAA
- the idi gene encoding isopentenyl-diphosphate Delta-isomerase: MKKEKREDENLIPLIGIKNQIVGFEKKGKIHTEGLLHSAVSVFIFNLEDDLMLQKRSSKKYHSSLLWTNTCCTHPKKNESVLKAAHRCLIEEMGFDCFLEKRFSFTYHEFFSNGLIENELDHVFVGFYKESPIINFKEVDDWKWISLNKLIQNIRISPNSYTVWLKIIVKNYLNQLKCYDSYYKSKRIF; the protein is encoded by the coding sequence ATGAAAAAAGAAAAACGAGAAGATGAAAATCTTATTCCTTTAATAGGAATAAAAAATCAAATTGTAGGGTTTGAAAAAAAAGGGAAAATTCATACAGAAGGATTGCTACATAGTGCTGTTTCTGTTTTTATTTTTAATCTAGAAGACGATTTAATGTTGCAAAAAAGATCTTCAAAAAAATATCATTCTTCTTTACTATGGACAAATACTTGTTGCACTCATCCTAAAAAAAATGAATCTGTTTTAAAAGCGGCACATCGTTGTTTAATAGAAGAAATGGGTTTTGATTGTTTTCTAGAAAAAAGATTCAGTTTTACTTATCATGAATTTTTTAGTAATGGTTTAATAGAAAATGAGTTAGATCATGTTTTTGTTGGATTCTATAAAGAATCTCCAATTATAAATTTTAAAGAAGTGGATGATTGGAAATGGATTTCATTAAATAAGTTAATTCAAAACATTCGTATTTCTCCAAATTCTTATACCGTTTGGTTAAAAATTATTGTTAAAAATTATTTAAATCAATTAAAATGTTATGATAGCTACTATAAGTCGAAAAGGATATTTTAG
- a CDS encoding 6-pyruvoyl trahydropterin synthase family protein: MIATISRKGYFSAAHRLYNNHWDYRKNIEIFGKCAHLNYHGHNYEYIVSLTGLVNPETGFVFNLQKLKHILSDEIEKLFDHKNINLDIKEFASINPTIENIVIFMWNKINRRISPNFNLKVTLYETKNNFVEYDGKF, translated from the coding sequence ATGATAGCTACTATAAGTCGAAAAGGATATTTTAGTGCGGCACATAGACTTTACAATAATCATTGGGATTATCGAAAAAATATTGAAATCTTTGGAAAATGTGCACATTTAAACTATCATGGGCATAACTACGAATATATTGTGAGTCTTACAGGATTGGTAAATCCGGAAACAGGATTCGTTTTTAATTTACAGAAATTAAAACATATTCTTTCTGATGAAATAGAAAAACTTTTTGATCATAAAAATATTAATTTAGATATTAAAGAATTTGCATCTATCAATCCTACTATAGAAAATATTGTTATTTTCATGTGGAATAAAATAAATAGAAGAATATCTCCTAATTTTAATTTAAAAGTAACTTTGTACGAAACGAAAAATAATTTTGTTGAATATGACGGAAAATTCTAA
- the gcvT gene encoding glycine cleavage system aminomethyltransferase GcvT, which translates to MTENSKNLIKKTILYDNHIRLGAKMINYSGFYMPLQYTSSITEHMSVRNHAGIFDVSHMGKFILKGEHSVDLIQYLTTNDLYKIKIGQAQYTCLINDKGGIIDDLVVYKISEKKFLLIVNAINIEKNKKWINDHIKKYEYFDIELIDTSLEYSLLAIQGPLSLYYTQKLTNISLNKISFYHFEIGKFSGVKDVLISRTGYTGSKGIEIYVSNDNAEKIWKDILDVDKHKIIPCGIASRNSLRLEMGYRLYGQDLSEKITPIEANLAWIIKFEKEFIAKKILQRQKKEGKYKKFVSFIVEEKNKVPRQGHLLIDEKETTIGYVTSGVYSPVLQKSIGLGYFLINQKKISSVFLFIRKKKVPIKIVKLPFIRIQN; encoded by the coding sequence ATGACGGAAAATTCTAAAAATCTTATTAAAAAAACAATTTTATATGATAATCACATTCGTTTAGGAGCAAAAATGATTAATTATTCTGGATTTTACATGCCACTTCAATATACTTCTTCCATAACGGAACATATGTCCGTAAGAAATCATGCGGGAATTTTTGATGTAAGTCATATGGGAAAATTTATTTTAAAAGGGGAACATTCTGTTGATCTCATTCAATATTTGACCACGAATGATCTATATAAAATAAAAATTGGACAAGCTCAATACACTTGTTTAATTAACGATAAAGGTGGAATTATAGATGATTTAGTTGTTTATAAAATTTCAGAAAAAAAATTTTTACTTATAGTTAATGCTATTAACATTGAAAAAAATAAAAAATGGATAAATGATCACATTAAAAAATATGAATATTTTGATATAGAACTCATAGACACTTCTCTAGAATATTCTCTTTTAGCTATTCAAGGCCCTTTATCTTTATATTATACACAAAAATTAACAAATATTTCATTAAATAAAATTTCTTTTTATCATTTTGAAATAGGAAAGTTTTCAGGAGTAAAAGATGTATTAATTTCTCGTACAGGATATACAGGATCTAAAGGAATAGAAATTTATGTTTCTAATGATAATGCAGAAAAAATATGGAAAGATATTCTAGATGTAGATAAACATAAAATAATTCCTTGTGGAATAGCAAGTAGAAATTCATTAAGACTGGAAATGGGATATCGTTTATATGGACAAGATCTTTCTGAAAAAATAACTCCTATAGAAGCTAATTTAGCTTGGATAATTAAATTTGAAAAAGAATTTATAGCAAAAAAAATATTACAAAGGCAAAAAAAAGAAGGAAAATACAAAAAATTTGTATCCTTTATTGTAGAAGAAAAAAATAAAGTTCCAAGACAAGGTCATTTATTAATAGATGAAAAAGAAACAACCATTGGTTATGTTACTTCTGGTGTTTACTCTCCTGTTCTACAAAAAAGTATTGGATTAGGATATTTTTTAATAAATCAAAAAAAAATAAGTTCTGTATTTCTTTTTATCAGAAAGAAAAAAGTACCTATTAAAATAGTAAAATTACCTTTTATCAGAATACAAAACTAA
- a CDS encoding MATE family efflux transporter, which yields MIGFLGKTALASVSLANAVFFIMIIFGFGISTAVSSLIASIDAKQEYKKGAIIFHHGLVLNFFLSLFMYGLIHVFCYIFPYLGQPKEILNETIYFLKIISISFIPWMIFEVFRKFSEGLSLVFPSLIITWISAFINIILNYIFLHGKYGIPKLGIVGVAYATLISRSTMLIGIFILLYKYKKVHNYYNQLKYFILNKKYIIKILKIGIPSGLHMLFEMSAFAISSFISGKCGIKVLAAHQIVISLVSSTFLLSTGFAVAATIRIGNQFALKNYLELIRIGKSIFFMGIIFMLICSLFFFFFRSYIPYIYIKNDDEVIQLAEKMIIIASFFQLSDGLQGIILGALRGLQDVHIPMWISFFSYCLIAIPTAWFLSIKMGGIGVWIGLGVGLTISAILLFIRYQMITKELIKKIQ from the coding sequence ATGATCGGTTTTTTAGGAAAAACAGCATTAGCTTCAGTATCATTAGCTAATGCTGTTTTTTTTATTATGATTATTTTTGGATTTGGAATATCTACTGCTGTTTCTTCTTTAATTGCATCTATAGATGCAAAACAAGAATATAAAAAGGGGGCTATTATTTTCCATCATGGATTAGTTTTGAATTTTTTTTTATCTCTATTTATGTATGGATTAATACATGTATTCTGTTATATTTTTCCTTATTTAGGACAACCTAAAGAAATATTAAATGAAACCATATATTTTTTGAAAATAATATCCATTTCTTTTATCCCTTGGATGATATTCGAAGTTTTTAGAAAATTTTCGGAAGGATTGTCTTTGGTGTTTCCTAGTTTGATTATAACTTGGATCTCTGCTTTTATTAACATTATACTAAATTATATCTTTCTTCATGGAAAATATGGGATTCCAAAATTAGGTATTGTTGGCGTTGCTTATGCTACCCTAATATCTCGCAGTACTATGCTAATAGGTATTTTTATTTTATTGTATAAATATAAAAAAGTACATAATTATTATAATCAATTAAAATATTTTATTTTAAATAAAAAATATATTATAAAAATATTGAAAATAGGAATTCCTTCTGGTTTACATATGTTATTCGAAATGAGTGCTTTTGCTATTTCTTCTTTTATATCAGGAAAATGTGGAATCAAAGTTTTAGCTGCTCATCAAATAGTTATTAGTTTAGTATCTTCTACTTTTCTTCTTAGTACAGGTTTTGCTGTGGCTGCTACAATCAGAATAGGAAATCAATTTGCTCTAAAAAATTATTTAGAATTAATAAGAATAGGAAAATCTATTTTTTTTATGGGGATTATTTTTATGTTAATTTGTAGTTTATTCTTTTTTTTCTTTCGAAGTTACATTCCTTATATTTATATAAAAAATGATGATGAAGTTATTCAACTTGCTGAAAAAATGATTATTATTGCTAGTTTTTTTCAATTATCTGATGGATTACAAGGAATCATTCTCGGAGCATTAAGAGGGTTACAAGATGTTCATATCCCTATGTGGATTAGTTTTTTTTCTTATTGTCTCATTGCTATACCTACAGCATGGTTTTTATCTATTAAAATGGGAGGAATAGGAGTATGGATTGGATTAGGGGTTGGATTAACTATATCAGCTATATTACTTTTTATAAGATATCAAATGATAACTAAAGAACTTATAAAAAAAATACAATAA